The Salvia miltiorrhiza cultivar Shanhuang (shh) chromosome 1, IMPLAD_Smil_shh, whole genome shotgun sequence genome has a window encoding:
- the LOC131015846 gene encoding uncharacterized protein LOC131015846 isoform X2 has product MELQRSYREVMMKDVDENGPNKEDPITEVDDLECFDSPTRVVRRIELGNLGEHEKDFYIGLQDEWFESPWVRNLGNFNNKVIVNPSLLSLPKCEPLIVNDTLILDDKDYIATKHAWGFCLFGFIAGKLPKKERVSEFAKTWPVGCKISYHEEGWLVFAFESAEDRDRIYRGGHYAIEGSKLSLCHLPPDFTFDVSAINKYSAWGFLPNLPLELWNERAISKIASLNGTPISVDVKTFYKSDVTAARFQILVDATKPQAKKNVFLKLPNGKTINQRIMFDHFPKLCAYCHKLGHHEGECKNMGTVAQKEAKKKNKGGEPTHGNENDGWTKVTYRKGRSRTRRDVQSAPPSNRKKTLGHKSKPPPPQHQKVYVPIKKTPPPPNTHIRFPSPTPSYDGMVED; this is encoded by the coding sequence ATGGAACTTCAACGATCATACCGTGAAGTAATGATGAAGGATGTGGACGAAAATGGCCCAAATAAGGAGGATCCAATCACCGAAGTCGACGACCTCGAATGTTTTGACTCCCCTACAAGGGTGGTGAGACGTATTGAGCTTGGCAACCTTGGTGAGCATGAAAAAGACTTCTATATTGGCCTCCAAGATGAGTGGTTTGAATCCCCATGGGTAAGGAACTTGGGGAATTTCAACAACAAAGTTATCGTCAATCCTTCACTCCTCTCTCTTCCAAAATGCGAACCATTAATTGTTAATGATACTCTAATTTTGGATGATAAAGACTATATTGCCACAAAGCATGCTTGGGGTTTTTGTCTTTTTGGCTTTATTGCAGGAAAACTCCCCAAGAAAGAGAGAGTATCGGAGTTTGCCAAGACTTGGCCGGTAGGATGCAAGATCTCTTACCATGAGGAAGGATGGCTTGTCTTTGCCTTTGAATCCGCCGAGGACCGTGACAGGATTTACCGTGGAGGCCATTATGCCATTGAGGGATCCAAACTGTCCTTGTGTCATCTTCCTCCGGATTTCACCTTTGATGTTTCGGCTATTAACAAGTACTCGGCGTGGGGATTCCTCCCTAACCTCCCACTCGAGCTTTGGAATGAGAGAGCTATTTCCAAGATTGCATCTCTCAATGGAACTCCTATATCCGTTGATGTCAAGACCTTCTACAAGAGTGACGTGACGGCGGCTAGATTCCAAATCCTTGTTGACGCCACAAAACCGCAAGCAAAGAAGAATGTTTTTCTCAAGTTGCCTAATGGGAAAACAATCAACCAAAGAATCATGTTCGACCATTTCCCTAAACTTTGCGCTTATTGCCACAAGCTTGGCCATCATGAGGGGGAATGCAAGAACATGGGTACCGTGGCTCAAAAGGAGGCAAAGAAAAAGAACAAGGGTGGCGAACCGACACATGGCAATGAAAACGATGGGTGGACCAAAGTAACCTATCGCAAGGGACGTAGTCGTACTCGTCGTGATGTTCAGAGTGCTCCTCCATCAAATAGGAAGAAGACTCTGGGTCACAAGAGCAAGCCCCCACCACCCCAACATCAAAAGGTGTATGTACCAATCAAGAAAACCCCTCCTCCACCGAATACTCACATTAGGTTTCCTAGTCCAACGCCATCCTATGACGGGATGGTGGAAGATTGA
- the LOC131015846 gene encoding uncharacterized protein LOC131015846 isoform X5, with amino-acid sequence MRYFNLIRSSPVRKRKLKRRNNGAPDKYSMMQKNLRCVNTTNFAGAQSRLSGPLDYISEEEDHEEIYSTSQWVLMMRAKIDTRDCIQIASSFKLPTKEEFEEEKSKRMPRSKLWERIHDIFRVLSVFELLKEEKPTYKDYVNQLVMDLITYSRYNKFMIEAVMEQSKHKEMK; translated from the exons ATGAGATACTTCAATCTCATTCGTTCTTCACCTGTCAG AAAGAGAAAGCTAAAGCGTAGGAACAATGGCGCGCCAGACAAATACTCAATGATGCAAAAAAATCTTCGATGTGTAAATACGACAAATTTTGCAGGAGCACAG TCACGTTTATCTGGCCCCTTGGATTATATTTCTGAAGAAG AGGATCATGAAGAGATCTATTCTACTAGTCAGTGGGTGTTGATGATGAGAGCCAAAATTGATACAAGGGATTGTATACAAATAGCTTCTTCATTCAAATTACCAACCAAGGAG GAGTTCGAAGAGGAAAAGAGTAAGCGCATGCCTCGTTCCAAGCTCTGGGAAAGGATCCACGATA TTTTTAGGGTACTATCCGTTTTTGAGCTTTTGAAGGAAGAGAAACCGACATACAAGGATTATGTTAATCAGCTCGTGATGGATCTCATCACATATTCGCGGTACAATAAGTTTATGATTGAAGCTGTAATGGAG CAAAGCAAACATAAGGAAATGAAGTAG
- the LOC131015846 gene encoding uncharacterized protein LOC131015846 isoform X4 encodes MRYFNLIRSSPVRKRKLKRRNNGAPDKYSMMQKNLRCVNTTNFAGAQSRLSGPLDYISEEEDHEEIYSTSQWVLMMRAKIDTRDCIQIASSFKLPTKEEFEEEKSKRMPRSKLWERIHDIFRVLSVFELLKEEKPTYKDYVNQLVMDLITYSRYNKFMIEAVMEMLGIMETKDYFLEREK; translated from the exons ATGAGATACTTCAATCTCATTCGTTCTTCACCTGTCAG AAAGAGAAAGCTAAAGCGTAGGAACAATGGCGCGCCAGACAAATACTCAATGATGCAAAAAAATCTTCGATGTGTAAATACGACAAATTTTGCAGGAGCACAG TCACGTTTATCTGGCCCCTTGGATTATATTTCTGAAGAAG AGGATCATGAAGAGATCTATTCTACTAGTCAGTGGGTGTTGATGATGAGAGCCAAAATTGATACAAGGGATTGTATACAAATAGCTTCTTCATTCAAATTACCAACCAAGGAG GAGTTCGAAGAGGAAAAGAGTAAGCGCATGCCTCGTTCCAAGCTCTGGGAAAGGATCCACGATA TTTTTAGGGTACTATCCGTTTTTGAGCTTTTGAAGGAAGAGAAACCGACATACAAGGATTATGTTAATCAGCTCGTGATGGATCTCATCACATATTCGCGGTACAATAAGTTTATGATTGAAGCTGTAATGGAG ATGCTGGGTATAATGGAAACTAAAGACTATTTTCTCGAGAGAGAGAAGTAG
- the LOC131015846 gene encoding uncharacterized protein LOC131015846 isoform X3 — translation MRYFNLIRSSPVRKRKLKRRNNGAPDKYSMMQKNLRCVNTTNFAGAQSRLSGPLDYISEEEDHEEIYSTSQWVLMMRAKIDTRDCIQIASSFKLPTKEEFEEEKSKRMPRSKLWERIHDIFRVLSVFELLKEEKPTYKDYVNQLVMDLITYSRYNKFMIEAVMEVHFSFMFSYYFCDVFQSQIA, via the exons ATGAGATACTTCAATCTCATTCGTTCTTCACCTGTCAG AAAGAGAAAGCTAAAGCGTAGGAACAATGGCGCGCCAGACAAATACTCAATGATGCAAAAAAATCTTCGATGTGTAAATACGACAAATTTTGCAGGAGCACAG TCACGTTTATCTGGCCCCTTGGATTATATTTCTGAAGAAG AGGATCATGAAGAGATCTATTCTACTAGTCAGTGGGTGTTGATGATGAGAGCCAAAATTGATACAAGGGATTGTATACAAATAGCTTCTTCATTCAAATTACCAACCAAGGAG GAGTTCGAAGAGGAAAAGAGTAAGCGCATGCCTCGTTCCAAGCTCTGGGAAAGGATCCACGATA TTTTTAGGGTACTATCCGTTTTTGAGCTTTTGAAGGAAGAGAAACCGACATACAAGGATTATGTTAATCAGCTCGTGATGGATCTCATCACATATTCGCGGTACAATAAGTTTATGATTGAAGCTGTAATGGAGGTAcacttttcttttatgttttccTATTATTTTTGTGATGTTTTTCAATCTCAAATTGCATGA